From the Pseudomonas monsensis genome, the window TCACCTACGAAGGCGTGTTCGGCGCCTGCGGGGCGACCGTGGTGCCGGTGCCGGTGCGTCCGGAAAACGGCTTTCGCGTTGACCCCGCCGATGTCGCTGCACGCATCACCGGCAAGACCCGGGCGATGCTGCTCAACAGTCCCAACAATCCCTGCGGCGCGAGCCTGTCACTGCTGATCTGGCAGGAACTGGCGGCGCTGTGCATTCGTCATGACTTATGGCTGATCAGCGATGAGGTCTACAGCGATTTGCTCTACGAAGGCGAGCACGTCAGCCCGGCGAGTCTGCCGGGCATGGCGGAGCGCACGGCGACCATCAACAGCCTGTCGAAATCCCACGCCATGACCGGCTGGCGGATCGGTTGGTCGATCGGGCCAAAAGCGTTGGCCGAACACTTGGTGAATCTGTCGTTGAGCATGCTGTTCGGTTTGCCGGAATTCGTGCAGAAAGCCGCGCAGGTTGCGCTGGAAACGGACCTGCCGGAAGTGGCGCAGATGCGCGAGGAGTATCGCTTGCGCCGGGATCTGGTCTGCGAGCGGCTGCAGGGCTGCCCGGGTTTGCAACCGATCCGCCCGGATGGCGGCATGTTCGTGATGGTCGATGTGCGCCAGACCGGGTTAGGCGCTCAAGCGTTTGCCGAGCGCTTGCTGGAAAATTACGGCGTTTCGGTGCTGGCCGGTGAAGCGTTCGGGCCGAGTGCGGCGGGGCATATTCGCATTGGACTGGTGGTCGATCGGGTCAAACTGGCGGACGCCTGCTCGCGGATTGCACTGTGTGCGGCGCAGCTGTTACAGGCGCGCAGTGCCTGATGGTTTTGTGTTGCCTGTACCGGCCTCTTCGCGAGCAAGCTCGCTCCCACAGGGGAATGCGTTTCAAATGTGGGAGCGAGCTTGCTCGCGAAGGCGGCATGACAGCCACCGATTAATTCAGCCCTGCCAAGCCGATGGATTCACCAGATTCGCAGGTTTTTCCCCAGCCAGCGCCGCCAACAGATTCTCCACCGCACAGCGCGCCATCGCTTCGCGCGTCTCATGCGTTGCCGAGCCCATGTGCGGCGTCGCCACCACATTATTCAGTTGCAACAACGGCGAGTCATGCTGCAACGGCTCACGCTCGAACACATCCAATCCCGCCGCACGAATGCGCTGATGACGCAGCGCTTCAATCATCGCCGCCTCATCCACCACTTTGCCCCGCGAAATGTTAATGAAGATGCTTTGCGGACGCATCAGCGCAAACTCCTCAGCACCAATCAAGCCTTCGGTCTGCGCGGTCAGCGGCAAGGTCAGGCAAATGAAATCGGCCTGCTGGAGCAGCTCTTCAAGGCTGCGATATTGCGCATCAAACCGCGCCTCGACTGCCGGTTTGCGCGACTGGCTGGTGTAAATCACCGGCATGCCAAATCCAAAATGCCCGCGCTGGGCCAGCGCCTCGCCGATGCGGCCCATGCCGATGATGCCCAGGGTCTTGCCATGCACATCGGTGCCGAAATGCGCCGGGCCGATATTGCGATGCCACTGGCCGCTGCGCACCATGTTCGCCAGTTCCACCACGCGCCGGGCAGCGGCGAGGATCAGCGCGAAACCGGTGTCGGCGGTGGTTTCGGTGAGCACATCAGGCGTGTTGCTGAGCAGGATCTTGCGCCGCGTCAGGTAGTCGATGTCGTAGTTGTCGACGCCCACCGAGACGCTGGCAATCGCCTCCAGCTTCGGTGCCAGATCGAGTAGTGCCGCATCCAGTTTCAGACTGGCGCCAAGCAAACCGTGGGCGCCGGGCAGGGCGTCGCGCAGTTTCATCAGGCCGTCGCTGTCGAGGCTGTCGATCAGCGTCACGTCGAACCGTTCGTGCAGTCGCGCCATCAGCACTGGCGAGAGTTTCTTGTACAACACAACGTGTTTTTTCATGGCAAGCATCTCTTCAGGAATGAGCCGGCACGGGACGCGTGGCAGCGGCTTTGGCCACGACGCGATCGCTTGCGCCGGGCTTGAGAAAAATCGTCAGCACCACCGATAACATCAGCGCGCCGCTCATCAGCAGGTAAGACGCACCGGGCGAACCGGTGGAGCTATTGAGGTAGCCGACCAGATACGAACCGCCGAACGAACCGAGCGCGCCCATGCTGTTGATCAACGCCATCGCACCACCCGCCACGTTGGCCGGCAGAATCTCCGGAACGATGGCGAAAAACGGTCCGTACGGCGCGTACATGCAGGCACCGGCAATCACTAGCAGCGTGTACGACCACCAGAAATGCTCAGCGCCCAGTGCGTAAGAGCCGTAGAACGCAATGGACGCGATCAGCAGCGGCGGCCAGACGAAGCGTTTGCGCTTCTGCAACTTGTCCGAACCCCACGACACCACGAGCATGCCGATCACCGCCGCCAGGTACGGCAGCGCCGACAGCCAACCGGCTTCGATCATGTCCATTTGCGCACCGGCCTTGAGGATCGACGGCAGCCACAACACGAAGCCGTAAACGCCGATGCTCCAGCAGAAAAACTGCAACGCGAGAATGATCACCTTCGGCGAACGGAACGCCTCGGCGTAGTTCTTTACCGCTTTGATCCCGACCTGTTCGGCTGCCAGAGCACTCTCCAGATCGTGCTTTTCCTGGTCGTTGAGCCACTTGGCCTGCGCCGGCCGATCATCGGCCAGGCGCCACCAGATAAACGCCCAGAGCACCGCCGGCAGGCCTTCGATGATGAACATCCAGCGCCAGCTGAAATGCTGCACCAGATAGCCCGAAACCACCGACATCCACAGCATCGTCACCGGGTTGCCGAGGATCAGAAACGTGTTGGCCCGAGAGCGTTCGGCGCGGGTGAACCAGTGGCACAGGTACACCAGCATCGCCGGCATCACGGCCGCTTCGACCACGCCGAGCATGAAGCGGATGACGATCAGCCAATAGGCGTTGGAGACCACGCCGGTCAGGGTGGCGAGGCCGCCCCAAAGGATCAGGCTGACGAAAATCAGTTTCTTCACGCTGTGTTTTTGCGCGTAGATCGCACCCGGCACCTGGAAGAAAAAGTAACCGAGGAAGAACAGCGCACCGAGCAGCGATGACAGGCCCGGTGTGATCATCAGGTCTTCGGCCATGCCTGATGCGGCGGCGAAGCCGTAGTTGGCGCGATCCAGATACGCCAGGCTGTAGGTGATGAACACAATCGGCATGATGTACCACCAGCGGCGGGCGGCGAGGGTTGCGGTTTTCATGGTCTTGCTCCTGAGCTTGTTGTTTTTGTCGCAGCAGGTTCAATGAATCGGTTGCCTGTCAGGGCCTCATCGCTGGCAAGCCAGCTCCCACAGGGATCTCGGGTATGTCAAAGATTGCATTGTCACCACCAACCCTTGTGGGAGCGGGCTTGCCAGCGATGGCGGCCTCAAATTCGCTGAAGAGTTCAGCCCGGGTTGGAAGGCCCTCCATATCCCCGCGACTCTGCACCGCCCGACTGCCAATCCAGTTCGCACGCTGCACCGCCTCGGCAAAACTCTGGTGCTCAAGCAGGGCACTGATCATCCCCACCGCAAAACCATCACCGGCACCGACCGTGTCGACGACATGCGCCACCGGCACCCCGGCGACAAACCCCGATGCCAGATGCGTGCGGTAATAAGCGCCTTGCGGCCCAAGCTTGATCGCCACCGCTTCGGCACCTTGATCGAGATAAAACGCAGCAATGTCCGCCGGGTCTTCGAAACCAGTGAGCAAACGGCCTTCACTCAAACCCGGCAGCACCCAATGGGCGAGGGCGGCGAGGCGGTTGATCTCGCCGATCATTTCGCGCTCGCTGGCCCACAGGCTCGGACGCAGATTGGGATCGAACGACACGCTGCGCCCGGCATTGCGCATGCGTGTCATCAGTTCAAAGGACATCTCCCGCGTCGAGGCCGATAGCGCCGGCGGGATGCCAGTTGCATGCAGATGGCGGGCGCTCGACAGGCTGGCCGTGATCGACTGGGGGGACAGATGACTGGCCGCCGAACCGCGCCGGAAATACTCGACCTGCGGGTCGCTGCCATCGTCATTGCGCGATTTGAACTGGAAACCGGTCGGGTGCTGTTTGTCGACGTCGACGTGACTGCAGTCCAGACCCTCCTTGATCAAGGTCTCGACCACAAAACGCCCGAGCGAATCATTGCCGACCCGGCTCAGCCACGCGACGTTGAAACCCAGGCGCGACAGCCCGATCGCGACATTGCTGTCGGCCCCGGCGATACGCTTGTGAAAGTGCTCGACCGCCGCCAGATCACCGGTCTGCTCGGCGACCAGCATCGCCATGGTTTCGCCGAACGAGAGAATATCGATCTCAGACATGAGCAGGCTCCAGACGCGATTGGCCGAGGCGGGCGAGGGCGGCGACGTGCTCGGTGGTCAGTTGCACCAGATCCTCGCCCTGCAACGGATATTCGGCGGCGCGCATAACGCCTTGGGCCATGTGCCGCAACAGTTGTTCCCACAGATGCAGGTCACTGACGGCCGGCGGCACCGCCACCAGTTTGCCGTCCGGGCGGCGGGCAACGGCTTTGCAATGCACGTAACCGACGTGCCGGCCCAACAGGCGCGCAGCATTCGCGGCGGACTGGTCCTGCCACTGCCAGTTGCCGATGTCGAAGGTCATTTTGATCGGCAGATTGTGCTGCTCGACGGCGGCGAAGAAGCGCTGAAACGGTTCGATGCGTCCGCCGTGCAGGGTCTGGTCGTTTTCCACCAGCAACTGCACCGGGCTGAGCTTCAAGCGTTCGGCCAGGGCTTGCAGATCATTGTTATCGGTGAAGTAGCCGAGAGAAACCTTCAGCCATTTCGAGCCGAACGCTTCGGCGTTTTGCAGCGCGTTGATCAGCTCAGGATTGGGCCGCGACTGGCCGGCGAGCCACAGCTCAGTGGGCGAGGAATAAATACTTTGCAGGCCCTGCGCTTGAGTGGCGGCGCTCAGTTGCGCGGGCACTTCGCGGGTCAGTAATTCTTCGCGCCATTCGATGCGATCGGCACCGGCGGCGGCGAGCACGTCGATGAAAAAATCCTGCCCGCGCTGGCGCACGAGCTCGGCACCGTAGCTGGACAGACTGATGGAAACGGCGGGTTTATTCATTGTTATTGACCTCTGAAACCGGTTTCATTTTTGTTCAAAAAAATATCAGGTGTTTCTGTGGTGTCCTTCTGGGCCTCATCGCTGGCAAGCCAGCTCCCACAGGTTTAGAGGTGTACCAAGCCTTTGTGTACGACTCGAACACTGTGGGAGCTGGCTTGCCAGCGATAGCGTCAGATCAAATACCAGCAACCTCACGGGTCGACCCACGCTCCACCAGCACCGGCGCAAAATCCACCACCCGCGCCATTTCATCATCCCCACGCAAGCGCTTGAGCAAACACTCAAACGCCCGCGCGCCGATCTCCTGCGTCGGCTGAGCCAGCGCGGTAATCCCGCTGCCCACCAACGGATACCAATCCAGATCATCCAGGGCAATCAGCCCGACATCCTCGAACAACCGCACACCCATCGCCCGCAACGCCGTCGTGGTCGCCAACGCCGCCACGCCATTGGCGCAAAACAGTGCTTTCGGGCCATTGCCGGGGGTATTCAAGAAGGTTTGAAGTTGTGCGCTCAGATCATCGCCGGTTTCCAGCACCGCCCCGGTCAGCGCCGAGCGCTGGGCAATCTGCGCCTGAAAACTGCTGACCCGCTCGATCCGCGAACTGGTGCCGTCATACGGTTCAGTCACCAGCACCAGATCCCGATATCCATGCTGCTCCAGATGCGTGATCGCCATCTCAACGGCTTGCGGGTTGTTCAGCCCGACCATGTCGCTGTCGAGCCCGTCGACCTTGCGATCCACCAGCACCAGCGGCATCTCGCGGCGCAGTTCATGCAACTCGTCACGGTGATGGCCCAGCGTGTTCACGATCAGCCCTTCGATGTTGTACGAGCGCAACAGCGCCAGGTGCTGGCGTTCCTGTTCGTCATTGCGGTCGGTGTTGCACACCACCAGGCTATAGCCGTGCGCCCGGCAAGCGGTTTCCACCCCGTGCATCACGGCAATCGAATAAGGGTTACGGATATCGGCGACCAGCATGCCGATCAGGCGGGTGCGCCCGCGTTTCAGGCCGCGAGCCATCTGGTTGGGGCGGTAGGCGAGTTCGCTGATGGCTTGTTCGATGCGCAAGGCAATGGCATCGGAGAGCAGGGCGCGATCATCGCCGATGAAGCGCGAGACGCTGGCCTTGGAGACCCCGGCGCGTTCGGCGACGTCGAGCATGGTTACACGGCTGCGCTGAGCGGTGGAGAAGTCGTTCAAAGGGCTGACCTTATTGTTTTTGGAAAGCATGAAACCGGTTTCAGGAAACACGATAAAGCGGACTCTCGTCAAGTAACTCCCCTCGAGCCATTCCGGGCATTCCCGACAGACGGTCATCTCACCTGTCAGATCTGACAGTAGGCAGCTCCAAGGAAACGGCGCTCAATATCTGACAACGCCTTTAGTTAGAAACATGCACTGAGACCACTTACCAATCGAGAATCCATGATGAAACCATTCAATGGGCAAGTGACCGCTGCGGGATTACGGATAGACGGTGTGAGTGAGTCCGACCCAACAGGCCGGATACCCTTGGAGCAGTTGATCAATGGGACAACTGTCAGGATTCCTCGGTGGGATCGTTTTCCGGTAGCACCTGTTCCGGGAGAACCGATCACGTTTTCGATTCTTCGCCTGTATTGGACGCAGAAGGGTAATAAAGACCTGATTTTTGAAAAAACATACACTTATCTGGATGATCAACCTGAGTTCACGATTCCGTTGACACCGGAGCAGATGAGTATTGATGGAACCGCTTCTATTCATTATGTGCTTGAAGGATATGATGGGAATTATGACGATTCGCCCATAAAAAACCTGACAATTGATCACACTATATCACCTTCCCTGGAAGCCCCATTTTTTCCTGATGCTGACTTTTGGGGGTATATATCCTGCATTCCATTTTATCCGGACAGTCCGCCCATTTGGGAAGAAATACGGCTGATAATATACGCTGAATCCATTTTCGAAGAAAATGACAAGTTAGTACTGCAATGGCAGGGGTTTTCCACGCTTAATGGCAAGCCACCGGAACTCACACCGCTGCACGAATTCAGCAAGACATTAACTAAAGTCGAAGCTGAAAATGGATTTATTTTTGATCTGCCTTTCGATCCATATGTAAAGCCAATGTTTAACAATCATTCAGGTATT encodes:
- a CDS encoding LacI family DNA-binding transcriptional regulator, which gives rise to MNDFSTAQRSRVTMLDVAERAGVSKASVSRFIGDDRALLSDAIALRIEQAISELAYRPNQMARGLKRGRTRLIGMLVADIRNPYSIAVMHGVETACRAHGYSLVVCNTDRNDEQERQHLALLRSYNIEGLIVNTLGHHRDELHELRREMPLVLVDRKVDGLDSDMVGLNNPQAVEMAITHLEQHGYRDLVLVTEPYDGTSSRIERVSSFQAQIAQRSALTGAVLETGDDLSAQLQTFLNTPGNGPKALFCANGVAALATTTALRAMGVRLFEDVGLIALDDLDWYPLVGSGITALAQPTQEIGARAFECLLKRLRGDDEMARVVDFAPVLVERGSTREVAGI
- a CDS encoding sugar kinase, whose amino-acid sequence is MSEIDILSFGETMAMLVAEQTGDLAAVEHFHKRIAGADSNVAIGLSRLGFNVAWLSRVGNDSLGRFVVETLIKEGLDCSHVDVDKQHPTGFQFKSRNDDGSDPQVEYFRRGSAASHLSPQSITASLSSARHLHATGIPPALSASTREMSFELMTRMRNAGRSVSFDPNLRPSLWASEREMIGEINRLAALAHWVLPGLSEGRLLTGFEDPADIAAFYLDQGAEAVAIKLGPQGAYYRTHLASGFVAGVPVAHVVDTVGAGDGFAVGMISALLEHQSFAEAVQRANWIGSRAVQSRGDMEGLPTRAELFSEFEAAIAGKPAPTRVGGDNAIFDIPEIPVGAGLPAMRP
- a CDS encoding MFS transporter, with the protein product MKTATLAARRWWYIMPIVFITYSLAYLDRANYGFAAASGMAEDLMITPGLSSLLGALFFLGYFFFQVPGAIYAQKHSVKKLIFVSLILWGGLATLTGVVSNAYWLIVIRFMLGVVEAAVMPAMLVYLCHWFTRAERSRANTFLILGNPVTMLWMSVVSGYLVQHFSWRWMFIIEGLPAVLWAFIWWRLADDRPAQAKWLNDQEKHDLESALAAEQVGIKAVKNYAEAFRSPKVIILALQFFCWSIGVYGFVLWLPSILKAGAQMDMIEAGWLSALPYLAAVIGMLVVSWGSDKLQKRKRFVWPPLLIASIAFYGSYALGAEHFWWSYTLLVIAGACMYAPYGPFFAIVPEILPANVAGGAMALINSMGALGSFGGSYLVGYLNSSTGSPGASYLLMSGALMLSVVLTIFLKPGASDRVVAKAAATRPVPAHS
- a CDS encoding pyridoxal phosphate-dependent aminotransferase — encoded protein: MRYSALTQRIAGEGAAAWQIHDRALELRAEGVDVLLLSVGDPDFDTPLPIVHGAIDSLLAGDTHYAEVRGRLALRKLIARRHQRRCGQAVDADHVIVLPGAQCAVYSVAQCLLDPGDEVIVAEPMYVTYEGVFGACGATVVPVPVRPENGFRVDPADVAARITGKTRAMLLNSPNNPCGASLSLLIWQELAALCIRHDLWLISDEVYSDLLYEGEHVSPASLPGMAERTATINSLSKSHAMTGWRIGWSIGPKALAEHLVNLSLSMLFGLPEFVQKAAQVALETDLPEVAQMREEYRLRRDLVCERLQGCPGLQPIRPDGGMFVMVDVRQTGLGAQAFAERLLENYGVSVLAGEAFGPSAAGHIRIGLVVDRVKLADACSRIALCAAQLLQARSA
- a CDS encoding sugar phosphate isomerase/epimerase family protein, which codes for MNKPAVSISLSSYGAELVRQRGQDFFIDVLAAAGADRIEWREELLTREVPAQLSAATQAQGLQSIYSSPTELWLAGQSRPNPELINALQNAEAFGSKWLKVSLGYFTDNNDLQALAERLKLSPVQLLVENDQTLHGGRIEPFQRFFAAVEQHNLPIKMTFDIGNWQWQDQSAANAARLLGRHVGYVHCKAVARRPDGKLVAVPPAVSDLHLWEQLLRHMAQGVMRAAEYPLQGEDLVQLTTEHVAALARLGQSRLEPAHV
- a CDS encoding 2-hydroxyacid dehydrogenase, giving the protein MKKHVVLYKKLSPVLMARLHERFDVTLIDSLDSDGLMKLRDALPGAHGLLGASLKLDAALLDLAPKLEAIASVSVGVDNYDIDYLTRRKILLSNTPDVLTETTADTGFALILAAARRVVELANMVRSGQWHRNIGPAHFGTDVHGKTLGIIGMGRIGEALAQRGHFGFGMPVIYTSQSRKPAVEARFDAQYRSLEELLQQADFICLTLPLTAQTEGLIGAEEFALMRPQSIFINISRGKVVDEAAMIEALRHQRIRAAGLDVFEREPLQHDSPLLQLNNVVATPHMGSATHETREAMARCAVENLLAALAGEKPANLVNPSAWQG